In the Helianthus annuus cultivar XRQ/B chromosome 11, HanXRQr2.0-SUNRISE, whole genome shotgun sequence genome, one interval contains:
- the LOC110942557 gene encoding mucin-2-like, producing the protein MTNNNLTLGTSLAATTQSPPAVTRSLDPEFEAEGPPPGFDSITTVSSQTVVTNPFLYMPSQLQSRELGGTSGNMFTPATTTNAQASRLSSVPVITSASPSTIIPQTSVPQYYQPLTSNSMPPLYSAALTAALSTPPHQPVVMPAGIMNAPVTPGNQVYFPGYCYAPPYGYLPSYGGSAYPLQGTAQGSTQSPYAAYMPPWWNVPTPQPVYTQTPPTAEPVYDRGNTVRPRVSPIGNSNPIVGTAPGMDAPPAQPINVEEDELTRPYKPIDATFRSKFTRRIAEAPIKEKPKMPQTVGKYDGLADPDDHLNLFKSAGEVACWSMPLWCKMFVQTLVGVARVWWDSLPTGEIDNFEDLESKFILQFSQ; encoded by the coding sequence ATGACAAACAATAACCTGACGTTGGGGACGAGCCTCGCTGCTACCACGCAGTCCCCCCCAGCCGTTACAAGGTCGCTGGACCCAGAGTTCGAGGCAGAAGGACCGCCGCCAGGTTTTGACAGCATTACCACAGTTTCTTCCCAGACTGTGGTGACGAATCCGTTTCTTTACATGCCCTCACAACTGCAGTCGAGGGAGTTAGGGGGAACTAGCGGTAATATGTTTACCCCAGCGACAACAACCAATGCACAGGCTTCACGCCTCTCCTCCGTCCCTGTTATCACATCGGCAAGCCCCAGCACCATCATACCACAAACTAGCGTGCCTCAATACTATCAACCTCTGACTTCCAACTCGATGCCACCGCTATACTCAGCGGCGCTTACAGCGGCATTGTCAACACCGCCTCATCAGCCGGTCGTCATGCCGGCCGGAATTATGAACGCCCCCGTCACACCAGGAAACCAAGTATACTTCCCTGGGTATTGTTATGCACCCCCTTATGGATATTTACCCTCGTATGGGGGTTCGGCATATCCGCTCCAGGGAACCGCGCAGGGTAGCACTCAATCGCCATACGCGGCTTACATGCCGCCTTGGTGGAATGTCCCAACACCACAACCGGTTTACACCCAGACTCCGCCTACCGCTGAACCTGTTTACGACAGGGGAAACACGGTCAGGCCTCGGGTGTCTCCAATAGGAAATTCCAACCCTATAGTGGGTACTGCCCCGGGTATGGACGCCCCACCAGCACAGCCTATAAATGTGGAAGAAGACGAACTCACCAGGCCGTACAAGCCGATAGACGCGACGTTCCGGTCTAAATTCACTCGAAGAATCGCCGAGGCTCCTATCAAGGAGAAACCCAAGATGCCCCAAACGGTTGGCAAGTATGATGGCCTCGCCGACCCGGATGACCACCTCAACTTATTCAAGAGCGCCGGCGAGGTAGCCTGTTGGTCCATGCCCTTATGGTGCAAAATGTTCGTACAAACGCTAGTGGGCGTGGCCCGAGTCTGGTGGGATAGCCTGCCTACAGGTGAGATAGACAACTTTGAAGATTTAGAATCGAAATTTATCTTACAGTTTAGCCAGTAG